The genomic interval CGATGGCCGACGCCGCCGCCACAGCCGTGGCGGCCCCAAGCACGTGCTTCCAGTTCCCCTGACGCATCGAACCTACCTCCTCTTTCGTTTCGGGTCTCACGCCCGTTTCACCTGTCCATACGAGGCGCTAGGGCGTTTCGGTTTCACCGCGAACCAAAATACGCCTCGGTGGGATACCCGAAGTGCTCCCAATAGCCCGTGATGGGTTCCGCCGAGAAGCTCACGCGCACCACCCACTTGATGGACTTGTACCCGTACATCTTCGGGACCACAAGGCGGAGCGGATAGCCCTGTTCCCGCAACAGGGGCGCGCCGTCCATCTCGTACGCCAGGAGCACGGTCGGATCGAACGCTTCCGAAAGTCGAAGACACTCGGTGTACACCCCGTCGCCGGAGTAGAAATGGACGTACCGCACGCCGGATCGCGGTTTGGCAAGTATGGCGAGCTGGCTCAGGTGCACGCCCTTCCAGCGGACGTTCGGCACGCTCCAGCCCGTGACACACTGAAAGTTTTGCGTTTCGTGCACAGCCGGGAGCGCGCGCAATTCCGCATACGTGAGCGAGAGCGGGCGCTCCACGTCGCCGTCCACCACCAGCCGATACGCGGCGGCGTCGATCTCGGGATAGCCGTTCACCACCGTGTAATATGCCGGAAAGGTCTGCACGCCGGGCGGGGGCCCTGTCGATCCGGCCTTTGACGCGCTTCGCAGGCCGCGCAGCCAGGCGGCCGGATCGATCGCGGTGAGGACGAGCGCGCCGAGCGCGCCGGTGGCCAGCGATACGAGGAACCGCCGCCGCTCCCAGTCGACGCGTTCGTACAACAGGCGCGATTGCGGCCGGATCCCGGTGACCTTCAGGAACGCGTGGATGAGGATCCACGTGCCGAGACAAGCGGTGAGCCAGCCATGCCAGGCGAACGCGCGACTGCGCATACCCGCCGGGAACACGGTCAGCCACCACAGCATGATCCCGGTCGCGACGATGGGGCTGCCGAGCAAGACGGGGAGGGTCCAGTCCCACTTCGAAAGCCGCCGTCCCTTCGGGAGCACGCGGACAAACGGCACGAAGAGCGTGACGGCAAACACGAGGCCGAGCAGGATGTGAAGTCGGTAGACAAACGGAATGTACGGGATCATGAACCGGTGAACAAACGGCAGGTACAGCGCGAGGCCGCTCGCGACGAGGAGCGCGAACGAGACGATGGTGTAGTGGTGCAGGTAGCGGAGCGGCCTCGGCCAGCGCCGGGCCTTCGACGGGACGGGTAGCATCGTCTCACCTCTCGGACAGCGCAGTTGCCTGCGCCGTGTCGCGCGACTTGCGGCGATGGATGGCGGACGCGATGGCGACGCTCGCCTCGTACAAGGCGAAGAGCGGAACGGTCACCGTGAGATGGGCGATGAGTTCCGGCGGGCTGATGAGCACCCCGACGACCACCAGGGCGAAGTACGCGTATTTGCGCTTCGCGCGCAGCGCGCTCGGCGTGATGAGACCTACCGCACTCCCGCACGCCACGACCACAGGGAGTTCAAACGCGATACCAAACGCGACGACGATAGTGCTCACGAACGACAGGTAGCTTCCGTAGCGCAGGTAGACGCCGAGGTGGGACCACGCCGCAATGGCGACCAAGTACCGCACGAGCCGGGGCACGACGATCCACCACGCGAACGCTGCGCCGGCCGCAAAGAGTAGGAGCCCCGCCGCCAACCCTGCGCGCACGAGCCGCCG from Alicyclobacillus acidocaldarius subsp. acidocaldarius DSM 446 carries:
- a CDS encoding molybdopterin-dependent oxidoreductase, with the protein product MLPVPSKARRWPRPLRYLHHYTIVSFALLVASGLALYLPFVHRFMIPYIPFVYRLHILLGLVFAVTLFVPFVRVLPKGRRLSKWDWTLPVLLGSPIVATGIMLWWLTVFPAGMRSRAFAWHGWLTACLGTWILIHAFLKVTGIRPQSRLLYERVDWERRRFLVSLATGALGALVLTAIDPAAWLRGLRSASKAGSTGPPPGVQTFPAYYTVVNGYPEIDAAAYRLVVDGDVERPLSLTYAELRALPAVHETQNFQCVTGWSVPNVRWKGVHLSQLAILAKPRSGVRYVHFYSGDGVYTECLRLSEAFDPTVLLAYEMDGAPLLREQGYPLRLVVPKMYGYKSIKWVVRVSFSAEPITGYWEHFGYPTEAYFGSR
- the tatC gene encoding twin-arginine translocase subunit TatC; amino-acid sequence: MSGWDGHLRALRGHLIRSALVYAALFAATVAWLPVLVRYAMRPVHELHLALIVTSLDEVVVQDLKLALSLAFFAGLPYFLFEAWRFVAPALTASERRLVRAGLAAGLLLFAAGAAFAWWIVVPRLVRYLVAIAAWSHLGVYLRYGSYLSFVSTIVVAFGIAFELPVVVACGSAVGLITPSALRAKRKYAYFALVVVGVLISPPELIAHLTVTVPLFALYEASVAIASAIHRRKSRDTAQATALSER